A genomic region of Arvicola amphibius chromosome 7, mArvAmp1.2, whole genome shotgun sequence contains the following coding sequences:
- the Dipk1b gene encoding divergent protein kinase domain 1B: MRRLRRLVHLVLLCPFSKGLQGRLPGLRVKYVLLVWLGIFVGSWMVYVHYSSYSELCRGHICQVVICDQYHKGIISGSVCQDLCELQKVEWRTCLSSVPGQQVYSGLWQDKEVTIKCGIEEALNSKDWPDAVLRRELVLFDKPTRGTSIKEFREMILGFLKANLGDLPSLPALVDQILLMADFNKDSRVSLAEAKSVWALLQRNEFLLLLSLQEKEHASRLLGYCGDLYLTEGTPYAWHGAVLLPALRPLLPSVLHRALQQWFGPAWPWRAKIAIGLLEFVEELFHGSYGTFYMCETTLANVGYTATYDFKMADLQQVAPEATVRRFLQGRHCEQSSDCIYGRDCRAPCDRLMRQCKGDLIQPNLAKVCELLRDYLLPGAPADLREELGKQLRTCTTLSGLASQVEAHHSLVLSHLKTLLWREISNTNYS; encoded by the exons GGCCGGCTCCCAGGCCTCAGGGTCAAGTATGTCTTGCTGGTCTGGCTGGGCATCTTCGTGGGCAGCTGGATGGTCTATGTGCACTACTCGTCCTATTCGGAGCTCTGCCGTGGGCACATCTGCCAGGTGGTGATT TGTGACCAGTACCACAAGGGCATCATCTCGGGCTCTGTCTGCCAGGACCTCTGTGAGCTGCAGAAGGTGGAGTGGAGGACCTGCCTGTCTTCAGTCCCAGGCCAGCAG GTATACAGTGGGCTCTGGCAGGACAAGGAGGTGACCATCAAATGTGGCATTGAGGAGGCCCTGAACTCCAAGGACTGGCCAGATGCAGTCCTGCGGCGGGAGCTGGTGCTGTTTGACAAGCCCACACGGGGCACCTCCATCAAGGAGTTCCGGGAGATGATCCTTGGCTTCCTCAAG gcgAACCTAGGAGACCTGCCCTCCCTGCCAGCGCTGGTTGACCAGATCCTTCTCATGGCGGACTTCAACAAGGATAGCAGGGTGTCCCTGGCGGAGGCCAAGTCTGTGTGGGCCCTGCTGCAGCGCAACGAGTTCCTACTGCTGCTGTCCCTTCAGGAGAAGGAGCATGCTTCCCGGCTGCTGGGCTATTGCGGGGACCTCTACCTCACTGAGGGCACCCCCTATGCCTGGCATGGGGCAGTGCTGTTGCCTGCTTTGCGCCCCCTTCTGCCATCTGTGCTGCATAGGGCTCTCCAGCAGTGGTTTGGACCTGCATGGCCCTGGCGTGCCAAGATCGCCATTGGGCTGCTGGAGTTCGTAGAGGAGCTCTTCCATGGTTCCTATGGTACCTTCTACATGTGTGAGACCACACTGGCCAATGTGGGATACACGGCTACCTATGACTTCAAGATGGCCGACCTGCAGCAGGTAGCACCGGAGGCTACAGTGCGCCGCTTCCTTCAGGGCCGCCACTGTGAGCAGAGTTCTGACTGCATCTATGGGAGAGACTGCAGGGCCCCTTGTGACAGGCTCATGAGGCAATGCAAGGGTGACCTCATCCAGCCCAACCTGGCCAAGGTATGTGAACTGCTGAGGGATTACCTGCTGCCTGGTGCTCCTGCAGACCTCCGTGAGGAACTGGGCAAACAGCTGCGCACTTGCACGACACTGAGTGGACTGGCCAGTCAGGTGGAAGCCCACCACTCACTGGTGCTTAGCCACCTCAAGACCTTGCTCTGGAGGGAGATCTCCAACACCAACTACTCCTAG